A part of Vulcanisaeta moutnovskia 768-28 genomic DNA contains:
- a CDS encoding signal recognition particle protein Srp54 has protein sequence MAPNPLVEAFTNLVNRIRGLNYIDEATLKEILREIQRILLRADVSADVVSSITKTIEERFRQEKPPQGITSKEFLLYLLYQELVKALGGEEVPSVNISKRPYKLMLIGIEGSGKTTTAAKLARFYIKRNLKVGLIETDTYRPGAYYQLKQLAEKVNALFYGEEDSKDPIAILRHGLEYMQRNKVDLIIIDTAGRHRNEEELLKEAKAIYDEAKPDEVMLVIDATIGRQAAAQTEAFMKYVPIHSVFLTKMDSTAKAGGALTSVIRSGARIKFIGIGEDIDEVEIFDANKFVSRLLGMGDLEALIEKVRAIEEEDKIMEEIEEGKINLLTIKKQIDSIMKLGPLSKIMELLPASMLPMQYRTVMLDEEKVSNAQEMLRRWRHILDSMTKEELLNPEIINASRIRRIAKGAGVTSKDVKELLNYYQLMRKMVNQIKKSRRRLGRLTSE, from the coding sequence GTGGCGCCAAATCCATTGGTTGAGGCATTCACGAACCTGGTTAATAGGATTAGGGGATTGAACTACATAGATGAAGCAACACTGAAGGAGATATTAAGGGAGATACAGAGGATATTATTGAGGGCTGACGTTAGTGCTGATGTCGTTTCCTCAATAACGAAAACCATTGAGGAAAGATTTAGACAAGAGAAGCCTCCACAAGGTATTACATCCAAGGAATTCTTACTATACCTTCTTTACCAAGAATTGGTTAAGGCCTTGGGTGGTGAGGAAGTACCGAGTGTTAACATTAGTAAGAGACCATATAAGTTAATGCTAATTGGCATTGAGGGTAGTGGTAAAACCACAACAGCGGCTAAACTCGCCAGGTTCTATATCAAGAGAAATCTGAAGGTTGGTCTCATTGAAACTGACACCTATAGACCTGGCGCGTACTACCAACTTAAGCAGTTAGCTGAGAAGGTTAATGCGTTGTTTTATGGAGAGGAGGATTCGAAGGATCCTATAGCCATACTTAGGCATGGTCTTGAGTACATGCAACGAAATAAGGTTGATTTAATAATAATTGATACTGCAGGTAGGCATAGGAATGAAGAGGAATTGCTGAAGGAGGCTAAGGCAATTTATGATGAGGCTAAGCCTGATGAGGTAATGCTCGTGATCGATGCAACAATTGGTAGGCAGGCTGCTGCTCAAACCGAAGCGTTCATGAAGTATGTGCCAATACATAGCGTATTTTTGACGAAGATGGATAGTACAGCAAAGGCTGGCGGTGCATTAACATCAGTAATAAGAAGTGGCGCGAGGATTAAGTTCATCGGTATCGGTGAGGATATTGATGAGGTAGAGATTTTCGATGCTAATAAATTCGTTTCAAGACTACTAGGCATGGGCGATCTTGAGGCATTGATTGAGAAGGTAAGGGCTATTGAGGAGGAGGATAAAATAATGGAGGAGATTGAGGAGGGTAAGATAAATCTACTAACCATTAAGAAGCAGATTGATTCCATAATGAAGCTAGGCCCTCTAAGTAAGATAATGGAGTTACTACCAGCAAGTATGCTACCAATGCAGTATAGGACTGTTATGCTTGATGAGGAGAAGGTAAGCAATGCCCAGGAGATGCTTAGGAGATGGAGACACATACTTGATTCAATGACTAAGGAGGAATTATTAAACCCAGAAATAATTAATGCCTCTAGAATACGTAGAATAGCCAAGGGCGCTGGTGTAACTTCCAAGGACGTTAAGGAATTACTGAATTACTACCAATTAATGAGGAAGATGGTTAACCAAATAAAGAAGTCACGTAGAAGACTAGGCAGATTAACCAGTGAGTAA
- a CDS encoding S1C family serine protease encodes MSKDIESRIIDIVNEMKSSVVSIITTRLMVDEWLNAAPVRGLGTGFFIDDKHVVTANHVVQDAAELIIVTPEGDEYEGELLGRDPEFDAALIRVEGAKSIKSVKLGDSDKLKVGQMVIAIGYPLGLLGEPTVTLGVISAISRSIRTPVGVLEGLIQTDAAINPGNSGGPLLDLDGEVVGMNTAIIAGAQGIGFAVPINLVKLTIDEILRFGRVVRPRLGIYGIDLSKPMAKYFRIPTEKGVLVVGVLPGSPADDAGIRQGDVITAIDDEELSSIIQLKVHLARKFIEGNRAFELTVVRGRTRYRIKVSI; translated from the coding sequence GTGAGTAAGGATATAGAATCGAGGATTATAGATATCGTTAATGAGATGAAATCGTCAGTTGTCAGTATAATAACGACAAGGTTAATGGTTGATGAATGGTTAAACGCAGCACCAGTTAGGGGGCTTGGTACGGGCTTCTTCATTGATGACAAGCATGTGGTCACGGCAAATCATGTCGTGCAGGACGCTGCGGAATTAATCATAGTTACACCAGAGGGTGATGAATACGAGGGCGAATTATTAGGTAGAGATCCCGAGTTTGATGCAGCATTAATAAGGGTTGAGGGTGCTAAATCAATTAAGTCCGTTAAACTTGGTGATTCTGATAAGCTTAAGGTAGGGCAAATGGTGATTGCCATTGGCTATCCGCTTGGCTTGCTTGGAGAACCCACGGTAACCTTAGGCGTAATCTCAGCAATTAGTAGAAGCATAAGAACTCCTGTGGGTGTACTTGAGGGTTTAATACAGACGGATGCCGCAATTAATCCAGGAAACTCTGGAGGTCCTTTACTTGATCTTGATGGTGAGGTTGTCGGTATGAACACCGCAATAATAGCCGGTGCCCAGGGAATAGGATTTGCCGTACCTATAAACCTGGTTAAGTTAACTATCGATGAAATACTAAGGTTTGGTAGGGTTGTTAGACCTAGGTTAGGTATATATGGTATTGATTTGAGTAAGCCCATGGCGAAGTACTTCAGGATACCCACGGAAAAGGGCGTGCTTGTGGTTGGTGTTTTACCTGGCTCACCAGCTGATGATGCTGGTATTAGGCAGGGTGATGTAATTACGGCAATAGACGACGAGGAATTATCAAGCATTATTCAGCTAAAGGTACATTTAGCCAGGAAATTCATTGAGGGTAATAGGGCGTTTGAATTAACAGTGGTTAGGGGCAGGACTAGGTATAGGATCAAGGTTAGTATTTGA
- a CDS encoding 60S ribosomal export protein NMD3, producing MRKICALCGRETDILIEGLCPDCYRRTHPLASVKREIVGIVRCPSCGAILYKGRWVKDPKIIEKLILESIEYQGKVTSVSIESLGLRHGLNNATVKIRGSVHELINDYDEYVQVKIRYSEELCPRCRDMINEKEKAIIQVRSVIPMDGQLKRIIIDIVRKETIKDERSGFLKIEDAWEGLDIKLSDQGLARSIAYKIHKTIPSRVIESQSVVRGRGDKVITKLSISVVLVPLNRGSIIMYSNKPYYVLAYSQNTIKLMELASKEIVNIKLNDIIKSEISIPNYETKCIENKNSKNLEITIDNDKYVLSGMC from the coding sequence ATGCGTAAAATATGTGCATTATGCGGTAGGGAGACTGACATATTAATTGAGGGATTATGCCCAGACTGCTATAGAAGGACTCATCCATTGGCAAGTGTAAAGAGGGAGATTGTTGGTATCGTGAGATGCCCAAGTTGTGGTGCAATCCTTTATAAGGGAAGGTGGGTGAAGGATCCGAAGATTATTGAGAAACTGATACTAGAGTCCATAGAGTATCAAGGTAAGGTCACAAGCGTTTCTATTGAAAGCCTTGGATTAAGGCATGGATTAAACAATGCCACGGTTAAGATTAGGGGCTCTGTTCATGAACTTATTAATGACTATGATGAGTATGTACAGGTTAAGATTAGGTATAGTGAGGAATTATGCCCAAGGTGTAGAGATATGATTAATGAGAAGGAGAAGGCCATTATTCAGGTCAGGAGTGTAATCCCCATGGATGGACAATTAAAGAGGATAATTATTGATATTGTGAGGAAAGAAACTATTAAGGATGAAAGAAGTGGCTTCTTAAAGATTGAGGATGCGTGGGAAGGACTTGATATTAAGCTCTCAGATCAGGGTCTTGCAAGATCCATAGCCTACAAAATACATAAAACAATACCAAGCAGGGTAATTGAGAGCCAAAGTGTGGTTAGAGGTCGTGGAGATAAGGTAATCACGAAATTAAGCATTAGTGTGGTCTTGGTTCCTTTAAACCGTGGTTCAATAATCATGTACTCAAATAAGCCTTACTATGTTCTCGCCTACTCACAGAATACTATTAAGTTAATGGAATTAGCTAGTAAAGAGATCGTGAATATTAAATTAAATGATATTATTAAGAGCGAGATCTCGATACCGAACTATGAAACCAAGTGCATTGAGAACAAAAACTCAAAGAATTTAGAGATCACTATTGATAATGATAAGTACGTACTTAGTGGCATGTGTTAA
- a CDS encoding translation initiation factor aIF-1A, which produces MPKENQQGSKVRLPEEGEMLAKVIELVGDDRAKAVCQDGKIRLVRIPGKYRKKMWLRIGDYILVAPWDFEPNRADLIYKYEKGEVNELRQSGYADILNQLDELAG; this is translated from the coding sequence ATGCCCAAAGAGAATCAACAAGGAAGTAAGGTTCGCCTACCGGAGGAGGGTGAAATGCTTGCTAAGGTAATAGAACTTGTCGGTGATGATAGGGCAAAGGCCGTTTGCCAAGATGGTAAGATTAGACTCGTGAGAATACCAGGTAAGTATAGAAAGAAGATGTGGCTTCGAATTGGTGATTACATCCTGGTTGCACCATGGGACTTTGAACCGAATAGGGCCGACTTAATCTATAAGTATGAAAAGGGTGAGGTCAATGAGTTAAGACAAAGTGGTTATGCCGATATTTTAAACCAATTAGACGAACTAGCGGGTTAA
- a CDS encoding electron transfer flavoprotein subunit beta/FixA family protein: MVSLRNIIVTMKVTPKPEEIRFDPVTKTVDRSKATNEINPADKNALELALQLKEKFGGRVIILSMGPQFWDQFLKMGIAMGADDAVLISDKALGGSDAFVTSRVLAAAIKKIGDYSVIITGEESEDGSTGQVPPGIAEWLGIPAVTYVSQVIDVTEDSIIVKRTIKGGYEIVKVKMPTVISVELGVNTPRFPDFERLQWAQSQFKTTVWGIKDLSLTEDEVGFKGSLTAVTELRELRPRERLRQFIEGSPEDIAKELIKRLGLK; this comes from the coding sequence ATGGTCTCTCTCAGGAACATAATAGTTACAATGAAGGTAACGCCAAAGCCCGAGGAGATAAGGTTTGATCCAGTCACTAAGACTGTCGACAGATCAAAGGCGACTAATGAGATAAATCCAGCGGATAAGAATGCCCTGGAGCTAGCCCTACAATTAAAGGAGAAGTTCGGAGGTAGGGTGATCATACTGTCCATGGGTCCGCAATTCTGGGATCAATTCCTTAAGATGGGCATAGCCATGGGCGCCGATGACGCGGTATTAATAAGTGATAAAGCATTGGGTGGCTCCGATGCCTTTGTAACCTCTAGAGTCCTTGCGGCCGCTATTAAAAAGATAGGTGATTATTCGGTTATTATTACTGGTGAGGAGAGTGAGGATGGTTCAACGGGGCAAGTACCTCCTGGCATAGCTGAGTGGTTGGGTATTCCAGCAGTTACATATGTTTCTCAGGTCATTGATGTAACCGAAGATTCAATAATTGTCAAGAGGACTATTAAGGGAGGATACGAGATTGTTAAGGTTAAGATGCCTACCGTAATATCAGTAGAACTCGGTGTAAATACACCTAGATTTCCAGATTTTGAGAGGTTGCAGTGGGCCCAGAGCCAGTTCAAGACAACAGTATGGGGTATTAAGGACCTAAGCCTTACTGAGGATGAGGTTGGCTTTAAGGGTTCATTAACTGCCGTGACGGAGCTAAGGGAGTTAAGGCCTCGTGAACGTTTACGCCAATTCATTGAAGGGAGTCCCGAGGATATAGCTAAGGAGCTCATTAAGAGGCTTGGTTTAAAATAA
- a CDS encoding alkaline phosphatase family protein, protein MDEFAVPNYAGLSIQNLANTLLSHFGAVPRGPKLRLDLDLNNHVVLILIDGLSYQDLVNTMGDSLPVSRLYRITTVFPTTTSTVLTTLFTGLSPGQHGVLGPNLYVKELGAIINTLSMGPIIGERDGLHKMGYDLKKFFPVKSTIFEELSNMGIRSRVYVPKGLSGGLSRITYTGAEIVEYATPYDAIINASKFLNEYETSFVHIYITTVDSASHKYGPNSEECGAVIRETVDSVIKMAKKYMVNFTVLITADHGHDEIKNNIKANDIQGLMKLLDTPPYGDARAIYLRLNDGSNTNELITLLNKYNINGHFLSKDEAMSMGLFGEVSSDIADRISDVIFIPNSGSAFIYLYRPDNEELLTFRGQHGGLTERELYIPLIQL, encoded by the coding sequence ATGGATGAGTTTGCAGTACCTAATTACGCAGGTCTTAGTATTCAAAACTTGGCAAATACGTTATTGTCACACTTCGGCGCGGTGCCTAGAGGCCCTAAGTTAAGGCTTGACCTTGATCTTAACAACCACGTAGTCCTAATACTAATCGATGGGCTTAGTTACCAGGATTTAGTAAACACCATGGGTGATTCATTACCTGTGAGTAGGCTATATAGAATAACCACGGTATTTCCCACAACAACATCCACGGTATTAACAACATTATTCACTGGTCTAAGCCCCGGGCAACACGGTGTCTTAGGCCCTAACTTATATGTTAAGGAGCTTGGTGCTATAATTAACACGTTATCTATGGGTCCAATAATTGGTGAGAGGGACGGTCTTCATAAAATGGGTTATGACTTGAAAAAGTTCTTTCCAGTGAAATCGACAATATTTGAGGAATTGAGTAATATGGGTATAAGGAGTAGGGTTTACGTACCTAAGGGTTTATCTGGTGGCTTATCAAGAATCACCTATACTGGTGCTGAAATTGTGGAGTACGCGACACCATACGACGCAATAATAAACGCATCTAAATTCCTTAATGAATACGAAACGAGTTTCGTGCATATCTATATAACTACCGTAGATTCTGCATCACATAAGTATGGCCCTAACTCTGAGGAATGTGGTGCTGTAATTAGGGAGACGGTTGATTCAGTAATTAAAATGGCTAAGAAGTACATGGTTAATTTCACGGTCTTAATAACCGCAGATCACGGTCATGATGAAATTAAGAACAATATTAAGGCTAATGATATACAGGGCCTAATGAAGTTGTTAGATACACCACCTTATGGCGATGCAAGGGCTATTTACTTAAGGCTAAATGATGGATCAAATACTAATGAATTAATAACGTTACTTAATAAGTATAATATAAATGGGCATTTTCTCAGTAAGGATGAGGCAATGAGTATGGGCTTATTTGGTGAGGTCTCAAGTGATATTGCTGATAGGATTAGTGACGTGATTTTCATACCAAATAGCGGTTCAGCCTTTATTTACCTGTATAGGCCTGATAATGAGGAGTTATTAACTTTCAGAGGACAACATGGTGGCTTAACTGAAAGGGAATTGTACATCCCATTAATTCAATTATAA
- a CDS encoding electron transfer flavoprotein subunit alpha/FixB family protein, which produces MSEWRGIFVFIEQDNGELERASLEVLTRAGELGRRFNEDVLGVLLGHELRDMAKESSRYGADKLIIVDHPDLRHYNSDAYTEVMTYLVNKYRPRYLLLPATRNSRDLAGRLAVRFRACLSAHVIMVDIDEKDRKLVTAVPGFGGNIVATVVCTGGKPEMATVSPGTYEARLSDKEATVIEEAVPEDVLKGHRIELVEKKTSPMPDLSRAEKVVVAGLGTGGDLELIREFANLIGAAVGVTRPLADMGIIPRDYQIGTTGISLRAKTVFVFGASGAPHFIYGIRDCGTIVAVNTDREAPIFENCDYCIVADLFDLLKALIKELRGGK; this is translated from the coding sequence ATGAGCGAGTGGAGAGGAATATTCGTATTTATTGAGCAGGACAACGGTGAGCTGGAGAGGGCTTCACTTGAGGTTTTGACGAGAGCAGGTGAACTGGGTAGAAGATTTAATGAGGATGTTCTCGGCGTATTATTAGGCCATGAATTAAGGGACATGGCCAAGGAATCCTCTAGGTATGGTGCCGATAAGCTCATCATTGTTGATCACCCTGACTTAAGGCATTACAATAGTGATGCCTATACTGAGGTCATGACTTACTTAGTTAATAAGTACAGGCCTAGATACTTATTATTACCAGCTACTAGGAATTCGAGGGATCTCGCGGGTAGACTGGCCGTTAGGTTTAGAGCTTGTTTGAGTGCTCATGTAATTATGGTTGATATTGATGAAAAGGATAGGAAGTTGGTCACTGCAGTACCTGGTTTTGGCGGTAATATAGTCGCTACTGTGGTTTGTACAGGTGGTAAGCCTGAAATGGCCACTGTAAGTCCAGGAACCTATGAAGCCAGGTTAAGTGATAAGGAGGCTACCGTAATCGAGGAAGCGGTTCCTGAGGATGTATTGAAGGGTCACAGAATAGAGCTTGTAGAGAAGAAGACCTCACCAATGCCAGACTTATCAAGGGCCGAGAAGGTTGTTGTGGCTGGGCTTGGAACTGGTGGTGATCTAGAGTTAATTAGGGAATTCGCAAACCTAATTGGTGCTGCTGTTGGTGTAACGAGACCACTTGCAGACATGGGTATAATACCTAGGGATTATCAAATAGGCACTACAGGTATTTCGTTAAGAGCTAAGACAGTATTCGTATTTGGCGCCAGCGGTGCCCCACACTTTATCTATGGTATCAGGGATTGCGGCACAATAGTTGCGGTTAATACCGATAGGGAGGCACCAATATTTGAGAACTGTGATTACTGTATTGTGGCTGACTTATTCGATTTGCTTAAGGCATTGATAAAGGAGTTGAGGGGTGGTAAGTGA